In Leptospiraceae bacterium, a genomic segment contains:
- a CDS encoding SCO family protein, translated as MSAFVKQAFPYLLIGLAGFGIFFKTYIVRTFGNNSLYGLQMNRDSLNFEVRDIHWKTSELHKLPTDIIFLYFGYIKCKNICPNTMGLLYRLKEKLGNRASYVFVSLDPKRDTKALSLKYLSGFGDKFYIHVSPKEKLLNLTRSYGVMADIRDGEKDYEIDHTSFLFVLDAKRRIRLLYMSEQKDIEKIVKDLNHL; from the coding sequence ATGAGTGCTTTTGTAAAACAGGCATTTCCTTACTTACTTATAGGTCTTGCGGGTTTTGGAATCTTTTTTAAAACGTATATCGTTCGTACTTTTGGAAATAATTCTCTATATGGTTTGCAAATGAACAGGGATTCCCTGAATTTTGAAGTTCGGGATATCCATTGGAAGACCTCTGAGCTTCATAAGCTTCCAACGGATATCATTTTTCTATATTTCGGATATATAAAATGTAAAAATATCTGTCCGAATACAATGGGTTTATTATATCGCTTAAAAGAGAAGTTAGGAAATCGAGCATCGTATGTTTTTGTATCCCTCGATCCCAAACGGGATACGAAAGCACTTTCTCTAAAATACCTCAGTGGTTTTGGCGATAAATTTTATATACACGTATCACCAAAAGAAAAGCTATTGAACCTGACAAGAAGTTATGGAGTAATGGCAGATATAAGGGATGGAGAAAAGGATTATGAAATTGACCATACCAGCTTTCTTTTCGTTCTGGACGCAAAAAGAAGAATCCGTCTGCTTTATATGTCCGAACAAAAAGACATTGAGAAGATTGTAAAAGATTTAAATCACCTATAA
- the waaF gene encoding lipopolysaccharide heptosyltransferase II, giving the protein MNILIIQTAFIGDLILTTPFIREVKKQYPDSSISLIVNAGLESIIKNNPYVDEIIGLDKKKIKKSQLNFFRFIKEIRRKNFAICFSSHFSFRSSLISFFSGAKERVGYKQSGFSFLHTKKVNRPLRGKHEVDKLFSLLYESSELYPEERRPEIYFSEEETKRIRNLMKEKGVHEKEFIIIAPSSVWETKRLPVSKFQELIHILHKEGHKLCLIGSPSDKALSEEVLNHEIDGVFNFTGETNLKELAYLISSSKAIISNDSSPIHFASAFNIPTLAVFGATIPDFGYTPLSEKYYISEVSNLDCRPCGIHGGNKCPQNHFNCMNRQNPDEMWKNFKTFL; this is encoded by the coding sequence ATGAATATATTAATTATTCAAACAGCTTTTATTGGAGATTTAATTCTCACTACACCCTTTATACGGGAGGTCAAAAAACAATATCCGGACTCTTCTATCAGCCTCATTGTAAATGCAGGCCTGGAATCTATTATCAAGAATAATCCCTATGTGGATGAGATCATCGGCCTTGATAAGAAAAAAATCAAAAAAAGCCAGCTAAATTTTTTCCGTTTTATAAAGGAAATTCGGCGAAAAAATTTTGCTATTTGTTTCTCCTCTCACTTTTCTTTTCGCTCTTCCCTTATTTCTTTTTTTTCCGGTGCAAAAGAGCGAGTGGGTTATAAACAATCCGGATTTTCATTCCTGCATACCAAAAAAGTAAATAGACCTTTAAGGGGTAAGCATGAAGTAGATAAACTATTTTCGTTGTTATATGAAAGTTCTGAGCTATACCCGGAAGAGAGAAGACCTGAAATATACTTCTCCGAAGAAGAAACAAAGCGAATCCGGAATTTAATGAAGGAAAAAGGAGTTCATGAAAAAGAGTTTATCATCATCGCACCCTCTTCTGTCTGGGAAACCAAACGGCTACCCGTTTCAAAATTTCAGGAACTGATCCACATTCTGCACAAGGAAGGACACAAGCTTTGCCTGATCGGTTCACCCTCAGATAAAGCACTTTCTGAAGAAGTGTTAAATCATGAAATAGACGGAGTATTCAATTTTACCGGTGAAACAAACCTAAAAGAGCTGGCTTATCTTATCAGTTCCTCGAAAGCTATTATTTCTAACGACTCTTCTCCTATTCATTTTGCATCTGCATTTAACATCCCTACGCTGGCTGTATTTGGAGCCACGATTCCGGACTTTGGTTATACTCCTCTTTCGGAAAAGTATTATATTTCAGAAGTCTCGAATCTAGATTGTCGTCCCTGTGGAATTCATGGTGGTAATAAGTGCCCTCAAAATCACTTTAATTGCATGAACCGTCAAAATCCTGATGAGATGTGGAAGAATTTTAAGACTTTTTTATAG
- a CDS encoding DUF3805 domain-containing protein — translation MNYNTFRSASGWYRLIYPEHWEMEIIEEIPAFYDPTGDGALQVSAFQNKDGEYELTNVMKNYLSRHKISYNPSSIANFVDANGCEVQACEFISEGRFWMVYMLARGSLLVLCTYNGDERPDKVQSRIIQGILRSIQVEEE, via the coding sequence ATGAATTATAATACCTTTCGATCAGCTTCCGGTTGGTATCGTCTTATATATCCGGAACACTGGGAAATGGAAATCATTGAAGAAATCCCTGCTTTCTATGATCCCACAGGTGACGGAGCACTTCAAGTTTCTGCGTTTCAGAATAAAGATGGAGAATATGAGCTCACGAACGTCATGAAAAATTATCTTTCGAGACATAAGATTTCCTATAATCCCTCTTCAATAGCTAATTTTGTAGATGCAAATGGTTGTGAGGTTCAGGCCTGTGAATTTATTTCAGAAGGAAGATTCTGGATGGTTTATATGCTTGCAAGAGGTTCTCTCCTGGTATTATGTACATATAATGGAGACGAAAGACCTGATAAGGTTCAGTCCAGAATCATCCAGGGTATTCTACGATCCATTCAAGTAGAGGAGGAATAG
- a CDS encoding MBOAT family protein, translating into MLFSNFEYFIFFALVFLYKWYLGPFLFGNTEKERNYSHIFLLIVSYMFYMSWNYRFGALIFISTVIDYYLAIRITETDSKKQKKTFLYISVFLNLVCILGFFKYYNFFSENINLFLSLFGFKSPFPLLHIVLPVGISFFTFQSLSYTIDVYREIIPCERSFIRFSLFVSFFPQLVAGPIVTAKSFLPQLFEKVEFQDIQFRVAIRYFFLGYFKKVILSDNAAPIVDLIFRSPENYGTTASWIAAILFSIQIYCDFSGYSDMAYGSALLLGYRLPENFRLPFISRSITEFWGLRWHLSLSIWIRDYVYIPLGGSRVSYFRHKFNLWLTMFLSGIWHGANWTFVIWGSVQGFLVVIESLFNEFKKKKFGNRTFPSYRFFFIPHIIVSFFFMAIINTWFRAENIQKEFIMLKNMLVWREAGLRPYMVNTALLVLLTVGLGHILGYKIFEQKKEWKIPAALEFFGYIIFVFVFAALTNDKELPFVYFQF; encoded by the coding sequence TTGCTCTTTTCAAATTTTGAATATTTCATTTTTTTTGCCCTGGTATTTCTTTATAAGTGGTATTTAGGGCCTTTCCTTTTTGGTAATACTGAGAAAGAAAGAAATTATTCTCATATCTTTTTGCTCATTGTGAGCTACATGTTTTATATGAGTTGGAACTATAGGTTCGGCGCTCTTATATTTATTTCAACAGTAATTGACTATTATCTGGCTATTCGTATTACGGAAACGGATTCAAAAAAACAGAAAAAGACATTTTTATATATAAGTGTTTTCCTAAATTTGGTTTGTATATTAGGTTTTTTTAAATATTATAATTTTTTTTCAGAAAACATAAATCTTTTTCTTTCATTATTTGGTTTTAAAAGCCCTTTTCCTTTGTTGCATATAGTTCTACCGGTAGGGATTTCTTTCTTTACCTTTCAATCTTTAAGTTATACCATAGATGTTTATCGGGAAATAATTCCCTGTGAAAGGAGCTTTATTCGCTTTTCTTTATTTGTTTCTTTTTTCCCGCAACTTGTAGCAGGACCTATAGTAACTGCCAAATCATTTTTACCACAGCTTTTTGAGAAAGTTGAATTTCAAGATATACAGTTTCGAGTAGCTATCCGGTATTTTTTCCTGGGTTATTTTAAAAAAGTAATTCTTTCGGACAATGCAGCACCCATTGTAGATCTGATTTTCAGGTCACCCGAAAATTACGGAACTACAGCTTCCTGGATTGCAGCTATTCTTTTCTCTATTCAGATTTACTGTGACTTCAGTGGCTATAGTGATATGGCCTATGGTTCTGCTTTATTACTGGGATATCGTTTACCTGAAAACTTCCGGCTTCCATTTATTTCGAGAAGCATTACGGAGTTTTGGGGACTCAGGTGGCATTTGTCTTTATCTATCTGGATCAGAGACTATGTGTATATTCCTCTTGGAGGAAGCCGTGTTAGTTATTTTCGTCACAAATTTAACCTCTGGCTTACTATGTTTCTTTCGGGAATCTGGCACGGGGCTAATTGGACTTTTGTGATCTGGGGGAGTGTGCAGGGTTTTCTGGTTGTCATTGAATCTCTTTTTAATGAATTTAAGAAGAAAAAATTTGGAAATAGAACATTTCCTTCCTATCGTTTCTTTTTTATTCCCCACATTATTGTTAGCTTTTTCTTCATGGCAATTATAAACACCTGGTTTAGGGCTGAAAATATACAAAAAGAATTTATCATGCTTAAAAATATGCTCGTCTGGAGAGAGGCGGGACTCAGGCCTTATATGGTGAATACCGCTCTCCTGGTTTTACTGACAGTCGGATTGGGACATATTCTTGGTTACAAGATATTCGAACAAAAAAAAGAATGGAAGATACCTGCTGCCTTAGAGTTTTTTGGGTACATCATTTTTGTATTTGTCTTTGCAGCTCTCACAAACGATAAAGAACTGCCCTTTGTTTATTTCCAATTTTAA
- a CDS encoding VOC family protein — MHHIAIFTPNLENMQEFYLKLPGLYKLKQFYESDGRLRSVWLQQEGEKPILMLERKPSSKAAGALIFSAKDGNGNWYNFKELIQWIEHKTDYTFYFSDPDKNMIGYSSYPEKLPF, encoded by the coding sequence ATGCACCATATAGCTATTTTTACACCTAACCTTGAAAATATGCAGGAATTTTATCTCAAGTTACCCGGCTTATATAAGTTAAAGCAATTTTATGAATCAGATGGGAGACTTCGTTCTGTTTGGCTACAGCAGGAAGGCGAAAAACCTATCCTGATGTTGGAACGAAAACCATCTTCTAAGGCTGCGGGAGCCCTTATCTTTTCAGCTAAAGATGGGAATGGAAACTGGTATAATTTTAAAGAACTCATTCAATGGATTGAGCATAAAACTGATTACACGTTCTACTTTTCAGATCCGGATAAAAATATGATTGGCTACTCTTCCTACCCGGAAAAGCTTCCCTTTTAG
- a CDS encoding NADP-dependent oxidoreductase encodes MRAIILEQFGDINVLQEKEMEKPVPKEGEVLVNIHAAGINPVDWKIRKGLLQSRVPHIFPIIPGWDMAGTVVDRGHAARRFEIGEAVFAYARRPVIQEGCYAEFISLPEAYLAKKPERMSFEEAASIPLACLTAYQSLFSACKLKESESLLVIGASGGVGSFAIQLAKYKGAKVIAVCSKKNHSYVKQLGADICIDYIEEDFLEGFKRECPNGVDVIFDCVGGETQLKSFSCVRPKTRYVSILAFQKPIEDLNKGDSKYHYVFVEPNAKQLEEIANIIDEGALKTEVSARFNFSEVDKAHRQAETLHTRGKIILVNT; translated from the coding sequence ATGAGAGCAATCATACTGGAGCAATTTGGTGATATTAATGTTTTACAAGAAAAAGAGATGGAAAAACCTGTACCTAAAGAAGGAGAAGTCCTGGTCAACATTCATGCAGCCGGAATAAACCCGGTAGACTGGAAAATTCGAAAAGGACTTTTACAATCCCGGGTACCTCATATTTTTCCTATTATTCCGGGCTGGGATATGGCCGGAACTGTTGTTGATAGAGGTCATGCAGCCCGACGTTTCGAAATCGGAGAAGCTGTTTTTGCCTATGCAAGAAGACCTGTGATTCAAGAGGGTTGCTATGCCGAATTTATTTCTTTACCGGAAGCCTATCTGGCCAAAAAACCTGAAAGAATGAGTTTTGAGGAAGCTGCTTCCATACCTCTTGCCTGCCTGACTGCTTATCAATCCCTATTTTCTGCCTGTAAACTAAAAGAATCTGAAAGTCTCCTGGTTATCGGAGCGTCAGGCGGAGTCGGTTCTTTTGCGATTCAGCTCGCAAAATATAAGGGAGCGAAGGTGATAGCCGTTTGTAGTAAGAAGAACCATTCATATGTAAAACAACTTGGTGCTGATATCTGTATTGATTATATAGAAGAAGATTTCCTGGAAGGCTTTAAGAGAGAATGTCCGAATGGTGTAGATGTGATTTTTGATTGCGTGGGAGGAGAAACCCAGCTAAAAAGTTTTTCCTGTGTTAGACCCAAAACACGCTACGTTTCGATTCTGGCTTTTCAAAAACCTATAGAGGATTTAAATAAAGGTGATTCTAAATACCATTACGTTTTTGTTGAACCGAATGCCAAACAGTTAGAAGAAATTGCAAACATTATTGATGAAGGTGCATTAAAAACAGAAGTCTCTGCCAGATTTAATTTCTCTGAAGTAGATAAAGCCCACAGGCAAGCAGAAACTTTACATACAAGGGGAAAAATTATATTAGTAAACACTTAA
- a CDS encoding methyl-accepting chemotaxis protein — MKFQTKVFIFIALAISLMFASIIGIISFRLNRATDEYIRLFSKQTAANASFLLDNYFHTHKEVGQKENLIKKIETDLIQKKLNTEELQMIQKIVSSVEVAGEGYLSVYISNGMVIGSKKDVYNGKFVEETTGSKELIEGVKNKKHIIFKRESSTLKDIVICSVYTYNPLGTSSTWTFGINIPSSSITSEFYSTRRYIIFTGVISAAILLIGLYFLSNKLVQVFIEVYHFILSLSHGNLNTQIKMKTGGKIAEFLLSLQALLEKMKDIVSEIQSSSDELIDFSNTIRSLNTGTAEGALTQSNNTVEVAGAIHNANKSFSNVMQNIKDQAKYMESLNQQSEEISKLTDDIDRRMIETTKVTNSMVETADNGLKGIKETALHVDKAFKSSTETQKVIDIIISISKQINLLALNASIEAARAGESGRGFMVVADEISKLAAQTSQSIASIRKLIDENVSSILNTQIGILDNIASLQDIHANINQVALTVKDVENSTDSLLQLNKNLENEIVLVARGANDIQFITLNEQAALEQVSSSIEQIKDWMLKNTKDSEQIVSSLNRLHEIASKLKSKSSFFKI, encoded by the coding sequence ATGAAGTTTCAGACGAAGGTTTTTATTTTCATTGCACTGGCTATTAGCCTTATGTTTGCATCTATCATTGGTATTATCAGTTTTCGTTTGAATAGGGCCACCGATGAATATATCCGTCTTTTCTCGAAACAAACAGCAGCCAACGCTTCTTTTCTATTAGATAATTATTTCCATACGCATAAAGAAGTAGGGCAAAAAGAAAACCTTATCAAAAAAATTGAAACAGACCTGATTCAGAAAAAACTCAACACAGAAGAATTGCAAATGATACAAAAAATTGTTTCAAGTGTTGAGGTTGCAGGAGAAGGTTATCTAAGTGTTTACATTTCAAATGGGATGGTTATTGGAAGTAAGAAAGATGTGTACAACGGAAAGTTTGTAGAAGAAACTACCGGAAGTAAAGAACTAATAGAAGGGGTTAAAAATAAAAAACATATTATTTTTAAACGCGAATCCAGTACTTTAAAAGATATTGTAATATGCTCCGTTTATACATATAATCCCCTCGGTACTTCTTCTACCTGGACCTTTGGAATCAATATTCCCAGTTCCAGCATTACTTCTGAATTTTATTCAACCCGGAGATATATAATTTTTACCGGAGTAATTTCTGCTGCTATTCTTCTTATTGGACTTTATTTTCTTTCAAATAAGTTGGTTCAAGTTTTTATTGAAGTTTATCATTTTATTCTCTCTCTCAGTCATGGAAATCTGAACACTCAGATTAAAATGAAAACCGGAGGTAAAATTGCCGAATTTCTTCTATCTCTTCAGGCTCTTCTTGAAAAAATGAAAGATATTGTTTCTGAAATTCAATCATCATCAGATGAATTAATAGATTTTTCAAATACAATTCGTTCTTTAAATACCGGCACTGCAGAAGGTGCTTTAACTCAGAGTAACAATACGGTAGAAGTTGCCGGGGCAATACATAATGCTAATAAAAGTTTTTCTAATGTAATGCAGAATATTAAAGACCAGGCGAAGTATATGGAAAGTCTAAATCAGCAATCTGAAGAAATTAGTAAGCTGACGGATGATATTGATAGGAGAATGATAGAAACAACAAAAGTTACGAATAGCATGGTCGAGACAGCTGACAATGGTTTGAAAGGAATTAAAGAAACCGCTCTTCATGTGGATAAGGCTTTTAAAAGTTCAACAGAAACTCAAAAAGTAATTGATATTATCATTTCTATATCAAAGCAAATAAACCTTTTAGCTTTGAATGCTTCTATTGAAGCAGCTCGTGCCGGAGAAAGCGGTAGGGGGTTTATGGTGGTAGCGGACGAAATTTCGAAGCTCGCAGCCCAGACTTCACAGAGCATCGCTTCCATACGGAAGCTTATAGATGAAAATGTGAGTTCCATCTTAAATACTCAGATTGGAATTCTGGATAATATTGCATCTTTACAGGATATTCATGCAAATATAAACCAGGTAGCCCTGACTGTTAAAGATGTGGAAAACAGTACGGACTCTCTTCTTCAACTTAATAAAAATCTGGAAAATGAAATTGTTCTTGTTGCCAGGGGAGCAAATGACATCCAATTCATTACTTTGAATGAGCAAGCTGCACTTGAGCAGGTTAGCAGTTCTATCGAACAAATAAAAGATTGGATGCTAAAAAATACAAAAGATTCGGAACAAATTGTTAGTTCCCTAAATCGCTTGCATGAGATTGCCAGTAAACTAAAATCTAAATCCAGCTTTTTCAAAATTTAA
- a CDS encoding SpoIIE family protein phosphatase, with amino-acid sequence MELLKDIYFSPISFGSLFTSLVFLITFLYLITIKKKSTATTHLALAVGFFSLLPLSYFLSSSLYNPNSSIFRLIGALIPLPAGIHIILFFLHYPEKNNSLFPKFVLFMGWALSIATSIILFREFRSSSLFYDFTVHFWEYNLNDSYQKLGILILFLLGFIFITGIIRIILNNNGTRLALSGILFSILIVSLVPAVANLLSREWIIDRIVFLKIFEVLSFIGTILLLVFFTESTEERISYIDRICTALIFTVMLLLRIVYQFHYIDHESQFELLYNRNFDEISRKISLPENIEYIYGYNLSDDSLNTSLNGEEDEDPFPGKTNPKRELRFSFYIQKILDSLSHENDFDKLELFNNTPKEFAAYKYYLIQKLFTNPEKIEINKEKVIKQLEILETSLKPFRYRIEKMEAISFRQTFAKFLELPIENIQSIQNILKKHLAESSSEGEVLKEEILSYIQAIRFEGKPFYRSSLDEKSQHYICFLKIDTENGIVYEAGYYYISYRAYINECSNYFIYILLASIVLIYYSSKAFLHFTLIKRLSPLLNGLNSIHSGNFDVAIKNGKEDELGILLSSFNDMAIRMSEKQFSLSTQLKTSNTRKKENSDDFYKLLKEHRKLIRKQQREHFIISRFYSELNPPLPDFSSLQLEKKVLQKYKFPRRQKQIELGGDLILTEKIKLKEKNMLLFFCVDPLGRSLQGAGAAIIISSIYKIFMEELKQKENELYPEKYLEILYIKLNSFTLKLNSLLRVSCTLGIIEEKSGYIYYVFSEYPEPTSYIKGKAEYIFPKYRNKKLGIPGLNSKKIQINTYKMKPGEVLFFGSDGKDKILTDIVGTRKIYNKDRNTFLHILERSEGKLEKVFENIVLKGELIDDFSLLRIQYQPLEDIVDNSANSILMWDEYAEAREKKDWESCLDILEMSYLSNPGNEILLKNLMYTCLYLSNYEKVVEYGEEYLQNFPGELDYIYAISYSYRKTGYLEKALELGERIRLRSPDMIKNLSNLLELYYILDDKGNAKEVLEDLTSLDPENKIALQYKVILLRDFADFDINAFT; translated from the coding sequence ATGGAACTACTGAAAGATATATACTTTTCACCTATCTCATTTGGATCTTTATTTACAAGTCTCGTATTTCTTATTACGTTTCTTTACCTTATCACAATAAAGAAAAAATCAACAGCTACAACCCACCTGGCTCTTGCAGTCGGATTCTTTTCTTTATTACCGCTCAGCTACTTTTTAAGTTCGAGTCTGTATAATCCGAATAGCTCCATATTTCGTTTGATTGGAGCTTTAATTCCTCTTCCTGCAGGGATTCATATTATATTATTTTTCTTGCACTATCCTGAGAAAAACAATTCCCTTTTTCCTAAATTTGTTCTGTTTATGGGTTGGGCCTTATCTATTGCTACTTCTATTATCCTTTTCAGGGAATTTAGAAGTTCTTCTCTCTTTTATGATTTTACAGTACATTTTTGGGAATATAATCTGAATGATTCCTATCAGAAACTTGGAATTCTGATTTTGTTTTTACTCGGGTTTATTTTTATTACGGGTATTATTCGAATTATACTGAATAATAACGGAACTCGATTGGCCTTAAGTGGTATTCTATTCTCTATTCTCATTGTAAGCCTGGTACCGGCAGTAGCCAATCTTCTCAGTCGTGAGTGGATTATTGATAGGATTGTTTTTCTTAAAATTTTTGAAGTCTTAAGCTTTATAGGAACTATCCTTCTTCTCGTATTTTTTACTGAATCTACAGAAGAGAGAATTTCTTATATAGATAGGATTTGTACGGCATTGATTTTTACGGTGATGCTTTTGCTTCGAATCGTATATCAATTTCATTATATTGATCACGAATCTCAGTTTGAATTACTCTATAATCGTAATTTCGATGAAATATCCAGGAAAATAAGTCTGCCGGAAAATATTGAATATATATATGGATATAATCTCTCGGATGACTCTCTTAATACTTCCTTAAATGGAGAAGAGGATGAAGATCCTTTTCCTGGAAAAACGAATCCAAAACGAGAACTCCGCTTTTCTTTTTATATTCAAAAGATTCTTGATAGCTTAAGTCATGAAAATGATTTTGATAAGTTGGAATTATTCAACAATACTCCTAAGGAATTTGCTGCTTATAAATATTACCTTATACAGAAGCTTTTTACGAACCCGGAAAAGATAGAAATAAATAAAGAGAAAGTAATTAAACAATTAGAAATACTTGAAACGAGTTTAAAGCCTTTTCGTTATCGCATTGAAAAGATGGAAGCTATTTCGTTTCGACAGACCTTTGCCAAGTTTTTAGAATTACCGATAGAAAATATTCAGAGCATTCAAAATATTCTCAAAAAACATCTTGCTGAAAGCTCTTCAGAAGGAGAGGTTTTGAAGGAAGAAATTCTCTCCTATATTCAGGCTATCAGATTTGAAGGAAAGCCATTCTACAGAAGTTCCCTTGATGAAAAATCTCAACACTATATTTGTTTTTTGAAAATTGATACAGAGAATGGAATTGTCTATGAGGCAGGTTATTATTATATTAGCTATCGAGCCTATATTAATGAATGCTCTAACTATTTTATCTATATACTTTTAGCTTCTATTGTCTTAATTTATTATTCAAGTAAAGCCTTTCTTCATTTCACTCTGATAAAAAGACTTTCTCCACTTTTAAATGGTTTAAATTCTATACATTCCGGTAATTTTGATGTAGCTATAAAAAATGGAAAGGAGGATGAACTGGGTATTTTACTTTCTTCTTTTAATGATATGGCTATACGAATGAGTGAAAAACAGTTTTCCTTGAGTACTCAGTTGAAAACGTCAAATACACGTAAAAAAGAAAATTCAGATGATTTTTATAAACTATTAAAAGAACATCGTAAGCTTATAAGAAAACAACAGAGAGAGCATTTTATTATATCTCGTTTCTATTCAGAATTAAATCCTCCGCTTCCTGACTTTTCATCTCTTCAATTAGAAAAGAAAGTATTACAGAAATATAAATTTCCCCGTCGGCAAAAGCAAATTGAACTGGGTGGGGATCTGATTTTGACAGAAAAAATAAAACTAAAAGAAAAGAATATGCTTTTATTTTTTTGTGTGGATCCTCTCGGTCGTTCCTTGCAGGGAGCCGGTGCTGCAATTATCATTTCATCGATATATAAGATTTTTATGGAAGAACTCAAACAAAAAGAGAATGAGTTATATCCGGAAAAATATCTTGAGATTTTGTATATAAAACTAAATTCTTTTACACTCAAATTAAATTCATTATTAAGAGTTAGTTGTACTCTGGGTATTATTGAAGAGAAAAGCGGATATATTTATTATGTTTTCTCTGAATACCCTGAACCAACTTCTTATATTAAAGGAAAAGCTGAGTATATATTTCCTAAATATCGCAATAAAAAGCTGGGAATTCCTGGTTTAAATTCTAAAAAAATACAAATAAATACATATAAAATGAAACCGGGGGAAGTTCTATTTTTTGGTTCAGATGGAAAAGATAAAATATTAACCGATATAGTTGGAACAAGAAAAATTTATAATAAAGATAGAAACACCTTTTTACATATCTTAGAACGTTCGGAGGGTAAGTTAGAAAAGGTGTTTGAAAATATAGTCTTGAAGGGAGAGTTAATAGATGATTTTTCTCTTCTAAGAATTCAATACCAACCTCTTGAAGATATTGTAGATAATTCCGCTAATTCAATCTTAATGTGGGATGAATATGCAGAAGCCAGGGAGAAAAAGGACTGGGAATCCTGTCTTGATATATTGGAAATGTCTTATTTATCAAATCCGGGAAATGAAATTCTACTCAAAAATCTGATGTATACCTGTTTATACTTATCGAATTATGAAAAAGTTGTCGAGTATGGAGAGGAGTATTTGCAAAATTTTCCAGGTGAGCTGGACTATATTTATGCAATTTCCTATTCCTATAGAAAAACAGGTTATCTGGAGAAAGCACTGGAATTGGGAGAAAGGATACGCCTTCGTTCTCCGGATATGATCAAAAATCTGAGTAATTTACTGGAACTTTACTATATACTGGATGATAAAGGAAATGCTAAAGAAGTGTTGGAGGACTTAACCAGTCTGGATCCAGAAAATAAAATAGCTTTGCAGTATAAGGTTATCCTGCTTAGAGATTTTGCAGATTTTGATATCAATGCTTTTACCTGA
- the bfr gene encoding bacterioferritin: protein MKGNEEIIQILGDVLAAELTAINQYFIHSKMTKNWGYNKLASFLKGESIEEMKHADVVIDRILFLEGVPDMQRYMKINVGKTFPEMLKFDLDVELAAVERLNKGIEICTKHHDNASRELLETILIAEEEHIDWIETQQQLINDIGLPNYLAQQI, encoded by the coding sequence ATGAAAGGAAACGAAGAAATCATTCAGATTTTAGGAGATGTTCTGGCTGCTGAATTAACAGCTATTAATCAGTATTTTATTCACTCAAAAATGACAAAAAATTGGGGCTATAATAAATTAGCCAGTTTTTTAAAAGGTGAATCTATTGAAGAAATGAAACATGCTGATGTTGTAATCGATAGAATTCTCTTTTTAGAAGGCGTCCCGGACATGCAGCGTTATATGAAAATCAATGTAGGGAAAACTTTCCCGGAGATGCTAAAATTTGATCTGGATGTAGAACTTGCTGCTGTGGAAAGGTTAAACAAGGGAATCGAAATCTGTACTAAACACCATGATAATGCTAGCAGAGAGCTATTAGAGACCATTCTTATAGCGGAAGAAGAACATATCGATTGGATTGAGACTCAACAACAACTCATCAATGATATTGGTCTCCCCAATTATCTGGCACAGCAAATATAA